TAAAATCATCAGTCTTGCTGCAGTAATGCTGTTTTCAGGACAGATTTATGCTCAAAATAAAGATATTTACACAGGAATAGAGTTTAAAATGCCACAGGTGAAAGAAACTTCTTTTCCAGCGAATACCGTTTCTATCAAAGATTTTGGAGGTGTTGCAGGAGGTAAAGTAAAAAATACAGAAGCTTTCAAAAAAGCAATCGATGCTTTGGTAAAAAAAGGAGGTGGTAAACTTGTCGTTCCAAGAGGAATGTGGTTAACCGGACCAATTATTTTGCAAAGCAACATTAATCTACATATTGAAGAAGGGGCTTTTGTGGTTTTCAGTAAAGATAAAAACGACTATCCTTTGGTAGATGTAAGTTTTGAAGGGTTGGAAACGATTCGTTGTCAATCTCCTATTTCTGCAAAAAATGCTAAAAATATTGCGATTACCGGAAAAGGAGTAATCGATGGAAGTGGTGATACATGGAGAGCCATTAAAAAAAGTAAAATGGCAGAATCTCAATGGAAAGAAATTGTAAAATCAGGCGGAATTCTTTCTGCAGACGGAAAAAACTGGTACCCATCAGAAAGTTATAAAAAAGGATTCGAAAGCAGCTCTAGCTTCAATGTCCCCGATAAAATTTCAAAATCTGAACTGGAATCTGTAAAAGATTTTCTTCGTCCGGTAATGGTGAGCATCGTTGGTTGTGACCAAGTTTTATTGGATGGACCGACTTTCCAAAATTCTCCGGCTTGGAACTTACATCCATTAATGACATCAAACCTTATTTTAAGAAATCTTACAGTAAGAAATCCGTGGTATTCTCAAAATGGTGACGGTGTAGATTTAGAATCTTGTAAAAATGTTTTGATCTACGACAATACCTTTGATGTAGGAGATGATGCAATCTGCATTAAATCAGGAAAAAATGAAGACGGAAGAAAAAGAGGAATGCCTACTGAAAATGTAATCATCAAAAATAATGTGGTTTACCATGGTCACGGAGGTTTCGTTATCGGAAGTGAAATGTCTGGTGGAGCTAGAAATATTCACGTTTCCGATTGTACATTTATTGGAACTGATATTGGTCTTCGTTTCAAAACAACTCGTGGAAGAGGTGGTATTGTTGAAAATATTTATGTAAAAAACATTGATATGATCAATATTCCGACTCAGACGATTGGTTTTAATATGTTCTACGAAGGAGCTTCTCCTGTTTTAGAAGACGGGCAAAAAGAAGAAGGCAACAAAGCTCCTGAAAAAGTATTTCCAGTAACTGAGGAAACTCCAATTTTCAGAAATATTTATTTTAAAGTTTTCAGGAAAAAGCTGTATCGGTTGAATACTAGGCTTTTATATAGATTATCAAAAAAGTCAGGTAACGATTTGGTAACGGTGCTTATTGCTTTGCTTTTCAACGTGTTTCCGTTAGCTCATAGCAAATATATGGAAATTGAAATCACAATAAAAGTTTTAAAATCAGATTTGTATTCTAAACTTAATAGATAATAAAACTGCATTAAAGCTATAAACGATAAAACAATAGTGCTATCCATTATTTTTATCGTTTATAGTTACATCAACTAACTCTATTTTTTCCAATCGTATTTAGTATGGTCACAGCCACATCTAATTTTTTTAGCGACTGTATCATAATTCTTCAACGAAACTCTTGGTCTTTTACATTCCAATTCTTGACAAATAAAAATATTTTCCAATTCCAATATGTCTGACCAAAATGCTTTTAAATCTCCTATTTTAGGATTAAATGGATTATCGTGAGAACAAATATTACCTAAAATAGAGGAACTTTCAATTCTATCAATAACTGGAAATTTAGATTTTAGATCAGTACTACATTTCTTAATCTCTGATTTAATTCCCATTATTAATTCATAAGGCATCCTATGTTCATTAGAATCATTATACTGGAAACTTAATTTGGCTTCAATGCTTACGGCTACTTCTTTTAAAGCATGTTCAAGATATCTTCTAATAGGATTCCCTAAGTTTTCAATATTACTTTCAGATAAGCATTTTTCAATTTTTTCCCTTAAATCATTAGGCTGTTCATCAAAAAAAGTTCCATTATTTTCAGTCCATTTAATCTCGTTGATTAACCAGCCTTTCTTTTTTGCCAATGGGGTAACGAAATTTGTAAACCAATCTAATTCGTGAGTAAGAAGGATAATCTGATAACCTGAAAATTTTTCGAAGATTAATTCAGCAAATCGTTTTCTATGATTTGAGTCGAAACTCGAAATAACGTCATCAAGTACAAGAAACTCATTTATATTATTAAATGCTTTTACAGAAGCTAAAAAAAAGGAAATGCCAAAACAATTTAGATGAGATTCACTAAAATATTTTTGAGGTGGAGAAACCCACTTCGCGTTATATTTGTACTCAATTGTAATTCCGTTCAATTCATCTTCTTCACCTATTGTAACAATTTTAATTTCCTGAAAAGGTTCTCCAGGATTCATATATTGATAATATTCATTAATAGTCTCCGAAAATGTATTTATAAAGTTTTCTAAACCCTCCTTTTGAACTTTTACAAACTCATTATAGATTATTTCCAGTGTTTTACGCTGGCTTTCCAATTTTATTTTTTGCTTTTCAAATTGTTTAATTTTTAGAAAGGCATCTTTTGAGGCTGATATATTCGCAAATAATTCAGTTGAGTTATCTTTTTTAAGTGTTTCCTGAATAACTTTTATTCTGCCTGAAATCACAGTTTGAAAATCAAAATCGGATAGTAATAAATCAATTGTCTCTTTACTAGGTATTTTATTTCCAGATGTTACCTTTTCAACACTTGCTTTTTGATATTCCTCTAATTTCTTCTTTATTGAACTAATACCAGTTTTTATCTTAGCATTACTATCGTCAATCATTAAACTTTCCAAAAGAAGATTATCTATCCGTTTTATCCTCTCGGTAGAAATAGAATCTGCTAATTGCTTAGCCCTATCAAAAGAAGCCTTTTTCTTGGATGACTCTTCAATCGCTTTTAATCTTTTAGTTATATCACTTTGTAAATCCTCCCTGTTTTTCGGTTGTAAACATAATGGGCAACTGTCATCTTTGTGATATTTCTTTAAAACAGTTTCGCCTGTTTTTAATAATTCATTCAAGAAGGTCTGCATAATACTTTGAACATCGTTCGCTATTTTTTCAAATTCATCATAATAGTTTGAGTAAGTATTATTTATTAATTGTATTTCTGATTTAAGTGTATTTAATATATTATTGTTTTTATCTAAAAATGAAAGTTCCTTATTAAGCTTGTCATTTGTCGACTTTTTCAAATACTCCAAAACAGTATCAATATCAGCCAAGCTTTTCACTTCTATTCCTATTTTCAGGGGTTCTATTTTTTCATTTATTTTTTCAAATAAGTTTCTTTCCTGACTGATAGAAGCTCCTAATTTTGCAATCAAAACTCCTTTTTGAGTGTTTATTTGCGCTTCAAAATTTTGATTTTTAATTTCAGTATTTATGGCTCTGTAGCTCTTCCCTAAAACTTCTTTTTTCTTTGTAACTTCTGAAAAACCAATAATATCCGATAGATACTTTAGCTTATCACTTTTAGTATCATCAATAAAATCAGTCAAATATTGATATCTTAAAAGTAGGTTTTCCTCTTTTGAGTTATTAATGTAGTTTTTAAAATCATCAGAGTTATTTGACAACCCAATTTCCAATTTATCTCTTTTTGCAAATAGCGTTTTAGCTCCATCAAGAGTTGATTCTTTAACATACGAAATATTCACTTCTGAAATATCATCCTGATTTAAAGAAGCATTTCTAAGAGCATCCTTTAAATCAATTTCACTGTTGCTGGAAAGGTGTTCAACCCGATTTGTATAAAACCATTCGATTGCATCAGAAATACTGCTTTTTCCTGTGCCATTATCACCGTACAATACAATTGACTTACCTTCTAAAGGTAAAACCAACTTATCCTTAACTCCTCTTACTCCCGAGATGTTTATGTTTTTAATTTTTACTTTCATCTTGTTCTCTCAACTTTTGGAGTTCGTTTTTAACATTGGTGTCAGTCAGTTTATCATCATTGTAGAGTTGAACTAACATTGATGCAATATTTTTATCAACATCTTTGATTTCTTCTATTCCTTTAAAAAAATCATCTAATATTTCCTTTCCTGATTTTACTTTTTCTCCCATATTCCTAATTTAGTTAAAATATTCCCAATCAACTTTAAAACTTGTTGTAAGTGTGTTATTTAAAATTTCAAACCCTGTTTTGTTATTACATATCGGGTAAACTCCAAAATTTTTCACAAAATCCAAGATGAAATAACTCTCTAAATCCTCTATTCTAAATTGCCAGATATTCCTTAACATTTCAAAATTAATATAGGTAAATAACAATGGCTCAACTTTTCGATAGTTCGTTAAGCCAACGTTTTTAGACTTACCGTCAAAATGTCCAGATAGTCTACTACCTATACTATTTGTTTTTCGCTCGCTCATTCCAATATAGAGAAGTTTTGACTTCTTAAAAGGATACTGAATATCTAAAGACTGACTAAATATAAAATACAAGCCAGCAATGCCATTTAGTGGTCTTATATTGTTTGGTTCAAATGGCATAGGGTTGTCAAAATATATAGATATCTCATTCTCCATTCTATTAAAACGCCTTAAATTTTTCTCCCATATAGTGCTTCAGATTCCATTTCTTGGTAGTGTCTAACGCACGTTCCAAGACAATAACCTTTTGGTCTGTATGAGTTTTGAAATACTCTACGGTTTCCGCTGATAACGAGCCGTCTAGACAAATTAATGTTTCTTTTTCGCCATCTGATGCTAGAAAAACTTCATTCTTCTTGAATTGCTCTTGTAGAATAGTTGTGTAATTCAGCTTAAAGCCGTTTTTAATCAATATTTCGGTAATGAGTTCATCTCGGTTGAAAGCGGTTATCAATTGTGCTTCTTTGTCGGTAATGTACTTTTTCAATGCTTCTACATTTTCCTCGTCTGATTTTTCAGGGTCAGGAGCATATTCTGCTCTTGGAAAATTAGATTTTGCTAACTTAAAGACTTTGAAACCAAGTCCATTTAGCTGATTATTTTTATCCTCCTTTTTATCAAATAAATCAGGCTGTTCACTTTCCTTTTCTTTAATGATTTTCTCGACAACTCGTTTATTACGTTCTATTGTAATATCACTGATTTTTTTAAACCCTGAGTTGTAAGCTTCGCTTTTTGAGTCTGTAGCTTCAGGAAGTTGTACTAAGATATATCTCCGATTTCCATTGTCTGCTTTATTCAGTTCTGTTACTGAATGTCCTGTAGTTCCAGAACCAGCAAAGAAGTCAAGAATAATATCATTTTTATTAGATGAAATCAAAATACATTTTTTTATTATTTCTACTGGCTTTGGGTAATCAAATATCTTTCCCCCTAAGAGATTTTTTAAATCAATAGAAGCTTTTTTATTCCCATCTATATTTTTCCACAAGTCAGATGGCTGTTTCAGCCTTCCTTCGAGATAAAACTTTAGGTATGGCTTCCAAACTGTCAATTCATTTTCTTTAGACTCTTTCCATTCAATCATCCCGTCATTCTCAAATTCTTTATATTTACTTAAGGAACATCTCCACCTGCTTTCATATCCCCCTGGTCCGATTGGAAAAACTTCCGTGTTATTTGGAGCCATTAAGGGAAAATACATACTGGGTCTATCTTCTCTTTTATCTTCCCCGCCCGTTTTCCGTAGAGGTCTAGTTAGATATTGTCCTCTTTGGTCAGATTGGTTATAAATCTGCTTATCATTATCATCAAAATCTACTCCATTAAAATCACCTTGGTCTGTTTTGGAATAAATAATTATGTAATCCAATTCAGAAACTAGCCCTCTAGTACCTTGACCTGTAGGAGTACCTGTTAATCGACTTACTTGCCCTAAAAAGTTCTCTTCTCCAAATACCTCATCACACAACTTTCTTAAATGATGTACCTCATTGTCATCAATAGAAATAAATATCATCCCATCTTCATGCAACAATTGTCTTGCAATAAGCAAACGACTGTACATCATATTCAACCAATTACTGTGAAAACGTCCGTCCGTTTCTATATTAGAATCAATTTTATAGCCATGCTCGGTTATTTCTGCATCTTCCCAATATTCTTTTCTGTCTTGATTAAACTTATCAGAATATACAAAATCGTTCCCAGTGTTATATGGTGGGTCTATGTATATACATTTTATTTGTTCCCGATAGCTTTGGCTTAATAGTTTAAGTACGGCTAAGTTTTCGCCTTCAATAATCAGGTTTTCGCTTTCGGTTGGGTTTACACTTCTGGCTTCGTCATAAATCAATGTAGCATCGGTAGGTGTGAATGCTTCACGTTTAGCGTTGCTCTTGCCAAACCAACGAAATTCATAGCGTTCTGTCTCGTTTATACTATTATAGTCAATTACTTTTTTTAGTTCATTGATATTGAGTGCGCCATCATTGGTAAACAGGTCAGGCATCAACCTTTTAAGTTGTTCTAACCGTTCTTTATTCCAATCGTGAGATTGTACATTTTCCAGTGGATTAATTATATATTCTTGATTGCTCATTATTTTTCTGTTATTGCGTTAATATCATTTACAGATTCGTCTTTAAAAAACATATAGTCTTTTACTGGTGCTTTGTATTTTACGTCTACTCCCAATGCATTGAAATGTTTAACCGCACAAAGAATTTTATACACTTCGCTTTCTTTCAATGCTTTTTTATCATTGATATCGTTAGTTCCTTTAGTTTCAATGACAAAATAAAACTCACTTTCCTTTCCATCTTTCAATTGTTTTCGTTTCATCACAATACCAAAATCTGGTTCATATTCTCCAATTGGTGTCGGAATTTTATAATAGCTAGGGAGTTTTAAGAAACAAATCAGTTCGTCATCACGGTCTGCACCTAAAGCAAACTTTCTTTCTACATCACTATCAATTAACATTTTGTCGAAAACTCCTTTTTGAGGTGTGTCCACGTAACCAGAATCATTAATATTCTTGACAAAATCATCAAATTCAAAAGGAAATGCTTCATTAGTAAGATGATAATCCAAACCACGTAGCATCTCTTCCAATTCGATATTCTTTATTAAGTTTGCTGATTGATGAATGTATTGTGGTGGATTCTTAGCAAAGTCTTCGTGATTGGTTAATTGTTTGACAATTTCAAAAAGAGAATTATAAGATAGACCAGTGTTTTCACTTAGCTCTTCCACTAAATCCAAAGGCGTATAGAAAGCTTTTAGTTTATAGGTTTCTTTTCCTGCAAATTCATCCTGAATACCAGTTTCGCTAATATTCCCGATAGTTCTGCTTGATACTTCTGCCTGATAATCGGCGATTGAAATAGCGTTTAATGCTTCTATACTCCGTGCAATCAAAGCCTGTTCGTTAAAAGCAACCGAAAAGTTTGTTTTCCTAGCCAAAGCTTTCCAAAAACGCTTGAAAGCCTGATTAATAGTTTCATTTTGATTACGTTTAAAACGAACCTCATTTTGTGGTTTGCCTTTATGCGTATGACTCATTCCTGCTCCAGCTTGTGCTGTACCATAAACTTCTTTAATTTCTTCTTGATATTGGGTTACAAAGGTTTCGTATGTTTCGTTTGGAATGACAGTTAATTGATTAACACGTTTTTCTTCTGCTACATCCAAGGCATCATAAACACGCTGTCCGTTTTGATTAACAGCAATACGCAAACCACGACCAATTTCCTGACGCTTTTTGATTTCGGAATATGAATTATTTAGCGTTGCGATGTTGAATATATTAGGATTATCCCAACCCACACCCAAGGCGGAATGGGAAAAAATAAACTCAATTTTATTCGCTACGGAATCTCCATAAGACAATAGCTCTTCTTTGTCTTTTAAAATAGCGTCAAAAACATCTGAGTTTTTACGCATTGAAGTTTCATTGTCGGTAAATTCTCCTTTCCCTGTTTTAGCAAAATAAAATCCCTGAATTCCTTCAATATGTTCATTTGATGGAATTTTTCCATCGTGAAATTCGGGATATAATGTTTTATACTTTTCTATAAACAAATTTTTAATAATAGGTTCATCACTTACGTAGTTAGCTACTTTATCTATAAAAATTAATGAAAGGCATTTAATATCCTGCATCTGTAATTTTTGCTTTTTGGTAAAATGACGGATAATCAGCCATTCCAATTGCAAAGCCCAAATACTCTCTATATTTCCTGAAGTTTGCTTCTCAAAAATTTGTGTTCCATTGGTAAAAGTTACTGACCATTTTTGTGTTCTTAAACTCTTATTGATTCGTTCAATGCTATATTTGAGATAACTTGGATTGTTGGTTATAGCCCCTAGATTATCACCATCTTTCAACCATTTGGTTTCCTTGAATTCTATCTTACCATTAGCAGATTGATGCCACGCTTTAATTTTTGCCCTGATTGGATTTTTACCGTTTTGAATTTCAGTCAATTCTAATTTCAATGTAGCTTCATCGTTCTTTTCAGTGACAGTCAATACCTCAATCTTTTTTACCAAACCTTGTCTGTAACTATCGTAAGGAGTAAGACGGTAAATAAGGTTTTTAACAATTTTATGCGTAGCAGAATATCTTAATTTGAAAAGCGGATTGAGTTTAGCAATTTGTTTAACAGAATTAACCGTATCCATTCCTTCCTGTGGTTCGTCCATCACAATTATCGGGTTTGTTCTTCCGATCGCTTCGATAAACGGGACATTAGCAAATAAATCTTCACGTTTTGATTGATTTAAGATTTTATCTTCGGAGTTAAACGAAGCCAATGTCATAATCATTATTTGAGGATGTTGCTCCTCAATAAAATTTGTTACGTTACTCAGTTTTTTACTGTTGTACTCAAATGATTTTGGAATAAAGCCGTAAATATCTTCCAATTGCTTCTCAAATGTTTTTAATGTCTTTAAAACACCCTGACGGATGGCGACTGATGGTACTAGAATGATAAATTTTGTAAAAGCATAATGTTTATATAGCTCGCAAATGGTTTTAACATAAACTAGTGTTTTACCTGTCCCTGTTTCCATTTCAATTGTTAGCTCTCTGTCCTTCGAAATCTTTGCTGTATTTTCTTCGATTCCATTTTCTATTAAAACTTCCTTCTTATTCTCTAAAACCTGTTCATCAAGTAGGGTACAATTATTAGAGCGAATACCATCAAAACAAGCATTATCAAATGTGTTTTTGATATTGCCATCAAATACTTTAACAATCGATTGAATGGCAACTTCCTGATACTTGAGTTCTTCTAATTTTATTTGCATTAATCGTTGTTATTGGTTTTATTGTTGTATTTAATTTTTTGTTCCGCTACTTTTAAAGCTTTTGTTCCCAAATCCTCATTCTTAATTTCATTTAGAATTTTGTCACTTAAATACTGAATTAAGAGGTCGTCTCTATCTAAATCGAGAATTTCGGCAAGTTTTATGATTTGTTCTTTTGTCGCTTTTCGTTCGTTTCGTTCAATTTTGCTAAGTATGGCGGTATCCACGTCCAATTCTGCACATACGTGTCGTAAAAGTAATCCTTTACGCTCCCTTGCTTCTCGGAGTATTTCACCTGTCGTTGTATTTTTTTTCATTTGTCAAAAGACAATTTTAATTTATAACTTGACTTATTTTGTCAAATATAAGAGATTGTTACGTATATTTTATGATTAATAAATTAAAAATATCTTGTACTTAACCTTAATGGCTCTAATACATATTAAGCATTTCAGATTTATACTGATATTTTAAAGATCATACGCTATAGTGATTGAATAGTTAATAAAATTCTAGGTAATTCTAATGTCTTCTTTTCCGAGGATATTGCTTTTTTTTCATTTGGTTAGCAAACTGTTCTTCTTCGTAATCCTCGCCCTGTGCATCGGGTAACAGGCTAAACAATCCCAAATCGGTATTAGGCGAATGTTCCGGTGAGAGAAACTCAAAAAGGTCTTTTTGCGGTAGGTTCTCTATTCCATTTCCTTTAGAAATGGTGTTATCTTGTATCTTTAATTCGGGTTTATTTCCGTTATTCCACCAATCATTAAATACGTTTGCCGACAAATTTCTGTCTAATTGTGAGCCGTTCCAAACGCTACGGCTTTCGTAGTCTATAAAGGTCATACCGTAAATTCGTCCTTCACTGTTTCTGCGGGTAATCGTATTAATTCCTTGTTCTGTAAGTTGTTTTCTAAACTCCATTTCGTTGCTAGTAGTGTGTATGGCAAGCTCCACCGTATTTTTCAGAACTGCCCTTACAGGCGTGGTTTTCATTTTCTCTTTGGATTTCTCGAAGTGTTTTTGCAGTTGTGCAACGCCTGCATCTTTTCCGAAAAGTGATGCTTTAAAAGGATTGCTTGCCTTATTGCCGTTCTCATCCAAAGCTAAATAGACCAATCCGTTTACAGGTTGTCCGTTCCGTTCGCCTTTGACTTCTTCTGCTGTGATGTTGAACAGAGAAAGCAAAGCATTGTAATTACCCATAGTCGAAAAGCTGTAATTCTTTGGCAAATGGCGAACTACCGAAGCAATCTGACTTTTGATGTCGCCATTTTTATGATTTATAGGCTTGAAAATTTTGTTGACTTGTTTCTGCTCCTGCTCGATGGCTTTGTTTAGGTTATATTTAGTTTCCAAATCCCGACAGATAGCCATTGAGCGTGGGTGGTCGTAATCATCGGGGATTTTCTTGCCGTCAATTCCCACGCAGGTAGAAACGATATGGATATGCGTGCGGTCTATGTCTGTATGTTTGAACACGATATACGGCTGATTGCCGTAGCCCATACGTTCCATATATTCCTGAGCCATATCCGTAAACTGCTCATCGCTGATTTTATCCGAAGGATCTGGGTTCAGCGATATATGCCGTACCGTCTTTTCCGTTTTGATATTAGCAGACAGATATGGTTCAAAGCATTTATTAAAATAGGCAACGGAATACTTACCGTCCACCGTGTCGGGTATCTTGTTCAGCAATAAAACCGCTCCGTTTTCCTTATCCACTTTTTGTTGATTGTACAAAATCGCTCCGTACATATTACTTCCCTTTCCGATTTTTGCAATCATAATTTCACTCTTTATTCAGATATTTCTTTTCAAATTCCTGTGTCAAACGGATAACTTCTTTAGTAACTTGTACCAATTCGATGGTTTCCTTTTCCAATCTAAAAAGGTAAGTTCCTGCTTTTTTCTCGGAAAAATTACGGTACAATATCTTCACAATCTGATTGTAATTTGTTCCGATTGATCGGAACTGACTAAAAAATCGCGTCAACTTTTCGTGATATTCTATTGCATCCATATCCATTTTCACGGTCTTTACCGTCTTTTGAAAGATACAGGCTGTAATAAAATGAGCAAGTGCTTTCATTCTTGACTGGTCAAAGAGGGCAAGAAATTTGGCATTATCCTCCGCATTCAAATTGATGGAATATCGATGAACCGCAGGGTCAATCTTTGGTTTTCGTCCTGTTTTCCTAATCTGTTTTCTGTTTTTCTCTTCCATAATAATCCATTTTAATTTTTAAACAAACGAGCGACTTTGGAGCCGTTTCCAGCCCCCTGCAAGGGCAAGTGCTCTTGAGGTACGGGAATTTATTTCGAGGACCTCAAGAGATAACTTGCTCTGAACAAGGGTTCAGAAAAATCCGTTTTGCCAACGGATTGTAGTTAGCAGGAAAAACCCATAGCTTCCATTACAAATTTCGGTAAGACTATTTGAATAATAGTTATTTACAACAATGACAATGAACGCCAAATTGTGCCACTGACTGCCACCCTGATTAAGATTGGGACTGCTTTTGCGTCCTTTGTATATGTTTAGCCAGCTGGTTACTTGTATCGTTAACGATGTAACCAATCAGCATAAATCCTGATTGCAAATGAGGGTGACTGATAACAAATCAACATACGTGGTTGCTGGCTAATTGCATATTTTTCAGTTAGCGAAACAGCTAATTAAGGGTATGCAAGTGCATAGGTAGATAGGTTGTTACATTGGTACAGAACATACAGCTGACTACTTAACCAACCAAACAGCTAATTGGATATAATATTAAAATTAAGAGATATGATACACGAAGAAAACAAAAATCAGCAACCCGAAAAAGAGAGTTTTTCTATTGAAAATTTCCTAACTGATGAAAAGAAAGAACCTGAACAAGAGCAGAACACTTTACCGCATAGTGATGAGCTTACTGCAATTGAAACAGGCGAAAAATCTGTAGAACCAGAAGATACAAAACCGATTGCAGGCGATACCAAAAGAACCGTTTCAAAACCAAAGAAGCTGACGAAAGAGGATTATTGCGTAACGTTCTTTAGAATCCCTAAAAGAAATGCAAGCAAAGGCAAATCGGTCTATGTACGGCAGGAACATCACGAAACATTTAACAGGCTTACCAACATTATGGGAATTGACAAGCTGACAATTTATGCTTATCTGGATAATATTATCGAATTCCACTTTCAGGAGTTCGGAGAGCTGATTAAGGAAATCTATAACGATAAGCACAAGCCGTTGTTCTGATAACGGTTTGTGTAGGCAAAGAGCCATATAATCTTTTGGATATTCATCCCTCATTGTGCCCATGAACGCCAAACAATGCCACTGACTACCACTTTGGGCAAAGGCTTCGTTTTCGGGATTAAATTCCCGAAAAACGAAAAATCATGCTACACAAAGAAACAGTCAGCAGTGAGATGTGGAAACTTCTCCATGCACTAATGAAAGATGAAATGCTGAAAGATTTTAACCTTGTAGGGGGAACTGCATTAAGTCTACAGATTGGTCACCGATTGAGTATTGATATTGACCTTTTTACAACCAAAGGCTTTGATGAACAGAAGCTATTAAAACATTTAGTCACTCAATATCCTCGGGTATTGATAAACGATATGTTTAATAATACAATCTTACTTGATATAGATAAGATTAAAGTTGATATTCTTTCGCATCAATATCCATGGCAAAAGCCAATTGAAACAAAAGATGGGATACGATTAGCATCCTTAGAGGACATAGGGGCAATGAAACTCCACGCCATATTCCAAAATGGTACACGGATTAAGGATTTTATAGATATGCATTTTCTATTAGAACACCATCCGCTTAGAACCTATTTAGAAGCATATCAAAATAAATATGGTGGTAATCCTGCAATGGCTACATACGCCTTATTGTATCACAAGAATATCGACCACGAAGCAAAAGTTAAGTTGTTAAAAGGTAAAGAGACCGATATGGAAAAAATTAATGAACGCTTAAACAAGGCGGTTCTTAATCCGTCTTTAAAATTTGGACAAATACCCGATCTGCCGAAAAAAGGTAG
Above is a genomic segment from Chryseobacterium mulctrae containing:
- a CDS encoding DUF3408 domain-containing protein — encoded protein: MIHEENKNQQPEKESFSIENFLTDEKKEPEQEQNTLPHSDELTAIETGEKSVEPEDTKPIAGDTKRTVSKPKKLTKEDYCVTFFRIPKRNASKGKSVYVRQEHHETFNRLTNIMGIDKLTIYAYLDNIIEFHFQEFGELIKEIYNDKHKPLF
- a CDS encoding nucleotidyl transferase AbiEii/AbiGii toxin family protein, whose amino-acid sequence is MLHKETVSSEMWKLLHALMKDEMLKDFNLVGGTALSLQIGHRLSIDIDLFTTKGFDEQKLLKHLVTQYPRVLINDMFNNTILLDIDKIKVDILSHQYPWQKPIETKDGIRLASLEDIGAMKLHAIFQNGTRIKDFIDMHFLLEHHPLRTYLEAYQNKYGGNPAMATYALLYHKNIDHEAKVKLLKGKETDMEKINERLNKAVLNPSLKFGQIPDLPKKGRGFRR
- the mobA gene encoding conjugal transfer protein MobA; its protein translation is MEEKNRKQIRKTGRKPKIDPAVHRYSINLNAEDNAKFLALFDQSRMKALAHFITACIFQKTVKTVKMDMDAIEYHEKLTRFFSQFRSIGTNYNQIVKILYRNFSEKKAGTYLFRLEKETIELVQVTKEVIRLTQEFEKKYLNKE
- the mobB gene encoding conjugal transfer protein MobB, translated to MIAKIGKGSNMYGAILYNQQKVDKENGAVLLLNKIPDTVDGKYSVAYFNKCFEPYLSANIKTEKTVRHISLNPDPSDKISDEQFTDMAQEYMERMGYGNQPYIVFKHTDIDRTHIHIVSTCVGIDGKKIPDDYDHPRSMAICRDLETKYNLNKAIEQEQKQVNKIFKPINHKNGDIKSQIASVVRHLPKNYSFSTMGNYNALLSLFNITAEEVKGERNGQPVNGLVYLALDENGNKASNPFKASLFGKDAGVAQLQKHFEKSKEKMKTTPVRAVLKNTVELAIHTTSNEMEFRKQLTEQGINTITRRNSEGRIYGMTFIDYESRSVWNGSQLDRNLSANVFNDWWNNGNKPELKIQDNTISKGNGIENLPQKDLFEFLSPEHSPNTDLGLFSLLPDAQGEDYEEEQFANQMKKKQYPRKRRH